Proteins encoded by one window of Rhodamnia argentea isolate NSW1041297 chromosome 6, ASM2092103v1, whole genome shotgun sequence:
- the LOC115744852 gene encoding protein FANTASTIC FOUR 3-like: protein MATIVCQGLQSCLDSQIMEPMSVRLKLTSPSPPHFSQFLDVPSKSSPLGKSSKGSEVQNETPWMASNSLANPISPVNKQDFAYVPPMTKSSSSISLLEKSLAMCTEDLGNETGIVDHVSESMVLPSVPTGGSRSDENSLRPREHVGAKESMRRSFPPPLTTISGVKSLQVRPHREHGRLVIEAVKALSSCPHFRAERSDGRLRLCFLREPTSSCVDSIDDEGRMFDDDTMEDDEKDWEEDCVSEEEEVDDNDMRDDACGDVKGILQRTGRCKEKEPENRRLLTWEPSWVATS, encoded by the coding sequence ATGGCAACCATTGTGTGCCAAGGTTTGCAGTCTTGTCTAGATTCCCAAATCATGGAGCCGATGTCCGTAAGGCTCAAATTGACTTCACCAAGTCCTCCTCACTTCTCTCAGTTCTTGGATGTGCCCTCAAAGAGTAGCCCTTTGGGCAAATCCAGCAAAGGGTCTGAAGTGCAAAATGAAACCCCCTGGATGGCCAGCAATTCTCTTGCCAATCCCATCTCGCCAGTCAACAAGCAAGACTTTGCCTATGTCCCGCCAATGACAAAGAGTTCTTCTTCAATATCACTCCTTGAGAAAAGCCTGGCGATGTGCACTGAGGATCTGGGGAACGAGACTGGTATTGTTGACCACGTTAGTGAAAGCATGGTTTTACCATCTGTTCCAACCggcggatcgaggtccgatgaGAACTCACTTAGACCCCGCGAACACGTTGGGGCTAAGGAATCGATGCGTCGCAGTTTCCCACCTCCACTGACTACTATCAGCGGGGTAAAGTCCCTCCAAGTCAGGCCTCACAGAGAACATGGAAGATTGGTTATTGAAGCCGTAAAGGCCCTGTCGAGTTGTCCTCATTTTCGAGCCGAGAGGAGCGACGGCCGGCTTCGGCTATGTTTTCTGAGAGAACCCACTTCATCATGCGTTGATTCTATAGATGATGAAGGGAGAATGTTCGATGATGACACgatggaagatgatgaaaaagaTTGGGAAGAAGACTGTGTCTCTGAGGAAGAGGAAGTTGATGATAATGATATGAGAGATGATGCCTGTGGTGATGTCAAGGGAATCCTTCAGAGAACTGGAAGATGCAAGGAGAAAGAGCCTGAAAATAGAAGGTTGTTAACTTGGGAGCCATCCTGGGTGGCCACATCATGA